One stretch of Manis pentadactyla isolate mManPen7 chromosome 10, mManPen7.hap1, whole genome shotgun sequence DNA includes these proteins:
- the NUDT4 gene encoding diphosphoinositol polyphosphate phosphohydrolase 2 isoform X1: MMKFKPNQTRTYDREGFKKRAACLCFRSEQEDEVLLVSSSRYPDQWIVPGGGMEPEEEPGGAAVREVYEEAGVKGKLGRLLGIFEQNQDRKHRTYVYVLTVTEILEDWEDSVNIGRKREWFKVEDAIKVLQCHKPVHAEYLEKLKLGCSPANGNSTVPSLPDTTTLFVTAAQTSGLPSSVR, translated from the exons ATGATGAAGTTCAAGCCCAACCAGACGCGGACCTATGACCGCGAGGGCTTCAAGAAGCGGGCGGCGTGCCTGTGCTTCCGGAGCGAGCAGGAGGACGAG GTGCTGTTGGTGAGTAGCAGTCGGTACCCAGACCAGTGGATTGTCCCAGGAGGAGGAATGGAGCCAGAGGAAGAGCCTGGCGGCGCTGCTGTGAGGGAGGTTTATGAAGAG GCTGGAGTCAAGGGAAAATTAGGCAGACTCCTGGGCATATTTGAG CAGAATCAAGACCGAAAGCATAGAACTTATGTTTATGTTCTTACTGTCACCGAAATATTAGAAGATTGGGAAGATTCTGTTAATATAG gaaggaagagagagtggTTCAAAGTAGAAGATGCCATCAAAGTTCTCCAGTGTCACAAGCCTGTACATGCAGAATATCTGGAAAAACTAAAGCTGGGCTGTTCTCCAGCCAATGGAAATTCCACAGTCCCTTCCCTTCCAGATACCACCACCTTGTTTGTAACTGCTGCACAGACCTCTGGGTTGCCATCTAGTGTAAGATAG
- the NUDT4 gene encoding diphosphoinositol polyphosphate phosphohydrolase 2 isoform X3, translated as MMKFKPNQTRTYDREGFKKRAACLCFRSEQEDEVLLVSSSRYPDQWIVPGGGMEPEEEPGGAAVREVYEENQDRKHRTYVYVLTVTEILEDWEDSVNIGRKREWFKVEDAIKVLQCHKPVHAEYLEKLKLGCSPANGNSTVPSLPDTTTLFVTAAQTSGLPSSVR; from the exons ATGATGAAGTTCAAGCCCAACCAGACGCGGACCTATGACCGCGAGGGCTTCAAGAAGCGGGCGGCGTGCCTGTGCTTCCGGAGCGAGCAGGAGGACGAG GTGCTGTTGGTGAGTAGCAGTCGGTACCCAGACCAGTGGATTGTCCCAGGAGGAGGAATGGAGCCAGAGGAAGAGCCTGGCGGCGCTGCTGTGAGGGAGGTTTATGAAGAG AATCAAGACCGAAAGCATAGAACTTATGTTTATGTTCTTACTGTCACCGAAATATTAGAAGATTGGGAAGATTCTGTTAATATAG gaaggaagagagagtggTTCAAAGTAGAAGATGCCATCAAAGTTCTCCAGTGTCACAAGCCTGTACATGCAGAATATCTGGAAAAACTAAAGCTGGGCTGTTCTCCAGCCAATGGAAATTCCACAGTCCCTTCCCTTCCAGATACCACCACCTTGTTTGTAACTGCTGCACAGACCTCTGGGTTGCCATCTAGTGTAAGATAG
- the NUDT4 gene encoding diphosphoinositol polyphosphate phosphohydrolase 2 isoform X2, which produces MMKFKPNQTRTYDREGFKKRAACLCFRSEQEDEVLLVSSSRYPDQWIVPGGGMEPEEEPGGAAVREVYEEAGVKGKLGRLLGIFENQDRKHRTYVYVLTVTEILEDWEDSVNIGRKREWFKVEDAIKVLQCHKPVHAEYLEKLKLGCSPANGNSTVPSLPDTTTLFVTAAQTSGLPSSVR; this is translated from the exons ATGATGAAGTTCAAGCCCAACCAGACGCGGACCTATGACCGCGAGGGCTTCAAGAAGCGGGCGGCGTGCCTGTGCTTCCGGAGCGAGCAGGAGGACGAG GTGCTGTTGGTGAGTAGCAGTCGGTACCCAGACCAGTGGATTGTCCCAGGAGGAGGAATGGAGCCAGAGGAAGAGCCTGGCGGCGCTGCTGTGAGGGAGGTTTATGAAGAG GCTGGAGTCAAGGGAAAATTAGGCAGACTCCTGGGCATATTTGAG AATCAAGACCGAAAGCATAGAACTTATGTTTATGTTCTTACTGTCACCGAAATATTAGAAGATTGGGAAGATTCTGTTAATATAG gaaggaagagagagtggTTCAAAGTAGAAGATGCCATCAAAGTTCTCCAGTGTCACAAGCCTGTACATGCAGAATATCTGGAAAAACTAAAGCTGGGCTGTTCTCCAGCCAATGGAAATTCCACAGTCCCTTCCCTTCCAGATACCACCACCTTGTTTGTAACTGCTGCACAGACCTCTGGGTTGCCATCTAGTGTAAGATAG